In Paenibacillus ihbetae, the following are encoded in one genomic region:
- a CDS encoding ABC transporter permease subunit, with the protein MGRYAIQRLLGVIPLLFIVSILVFMFIHLIPGDPARLVAGKEATLEEINGIREQLGLNLPLWQQYVNYMGDLLKGDLGVSITSGLPVVDMLESRFFPTIVLTFTSLGWALVIGLLIGIVSAVNRGKWPDYLGMLTAISGISLPGFWLGLVLIQIFSVELGWFPTGGVDSWQSYILPSFTLGAGIMSMLARYSRTSMLESMREDYVRTGRAKGLREFVVVGRHALRNSLIQVVTVAGLQFGFLLGGSVMVETVFSIPGMGRLLVDSIAFRDYTVIQALLLMFATEFILINLIVDLLYGVLNPKIRYASK; encoded by the coding sequence TTGGGAAGATATGCAATTCAGAGGCTGCTGGGTGTCATCCCTCTGTTATTCATTGTGTCGATACTTGTGTTCATGTTTATTCACCTGATTCCCGGAGACCCGGCACGGCTTGTCGCAGGTAAGGAAGCCACCCTTGAGGAGATCAACGGGATACGGGAGCAGCTGGGACTAAATCTGCCGCTGTGGCAGCAATATGTTAACTATATGGGTGATCTGTTGAAGGGTGACCTGGGTGTTTCCATTACCTCCGGGCTGCCGGTCGTGGATATGCTGGAAAGCCGGTTTTTTCCGACGATCGTGCTAACGTTTACGAGTCTTGGCTGGGCGCTGGTCATCGGACTCTTGATCGGGATCGTGTCCGCCGTCAATCGCGGCAAATGGCCGGATTACCTCGGGATGCTCACTGCCATTTCGGGAATATCCCTGCCGGGCTTCTGGCTGGGTCTCGTTCTGATTCAAATCTTCTCCGTCGAGCTGGGCTGGTTCCCTACCGGCGGCGTTGACAGCTGGCAATCGTATATTCTTCCTTCGTTCACGCTCGGTGCGGGGATTATGTCCATGCTCGCACGATACTCGCGCACATCGATGCTTGAATCGATGCGTGAGGATTATGTCCGGACCGGACGGGCGAAAGGACTGCGGGAATTCGTCGTTGTCGGAAGACACGCGCTGCGCAATTCCTTGATCCAGGTCGTTACGGTAGCCGGGCTTCAATTCGGCTTTTTGCTCGGGGGCTCGGTCATGGTCGAGACCGTATTCAGTATTCCGGGGATGGGCCGGCTGCTGGTCGATTCGATCGCGTTCCGGGATTATACGGTCATTCAGGCGCTGCTCCTGATGTTTGCGACCGAATTTATCCTGATTAACCTGATTGTCGATTTATTATACGGTGTACTGAATCCAAAAATCCGGTATGCATCGAAATAG
- a CDS encoding PQQ-dependent sugar dehydrogenase, which produces MKRHAFLPYALITAIMLLMPACSGGYAPSPSGGEERRESAEHRTGAPYKVLAEDLETPWAIDFHGEVIFLSEREGNVVQIRDGQVSRRPAVTSKPIASIGEGGLLGFVLAPDYEESKAAFVYHTYEQDGAVKNRLVRLKEHATSWKETASLLEDIPGSNVHNGGRIAIGPDGFLYVTTGDAGNGELAQDPENLAGKILRISLDGSVPSDNPMPDSYVYSFGHRNAQGLDWNSDGELYSSEHGPSGTPGGHDEINNIAAGRNYGWPALIGDAKESGMEQPVYHTGETALAPSGVAFDEEDVLYVATLRGSKLYRYEPDKDELEAVLEGEGRLRDVKVQNGRIYVITNNTDGRGVPGERDDRLLVLEI; this is translated from the coding sequence TCATGCTGCTGATGCCGGCATGCTCCGGAGGTTACGCTCCGTCGCCTTCGGGCGGGGAAGAACGGAGGGAAAGCGCTGAGCATAGGACTGGCGCTCCTTACAAGGTCCTTGCCGAAGATTTGGAAACGCCGTGGGCCATCGATTTTCACGGGGAGGTTATCTTCCTTAGCGAACGGGAAGGGAATGTCGTTCAAATCCGAGACGGCCAAGTATCGAGGCGGCCTGCCGTCACGAGCAAGCCGATTGCCTCCATTGGCGAGGGCGGCCTGCTGGGCTTCGTCCTTGCCCCCGATTATGAGGAATCGAAGGCGGCCTTTGTCTATCATACGTATGAACAGGATGGGGCGGTCAAGAACCGGCTGGTACGTCTTAAGGAGCATGCAACATCTTGGAAGGAAACGGCTTCTCTCCTCGAGGATATCCCCGGATCCAATGTGCATAACGGCGGAAGAATCGCGATCGGTCCGGACGGGTTTCTCTACGTCACGACCGGAGACGCCGGTAACGGCGAGCTGGCGCAGGATCCGGAGAATCTGGCGGGGAAAATCCTCAGAATCTCGCTGGACGGCTCGGTTCCGTCGGATAATCCTATGCCGGACTCCTATGTCTACTCGTTCGGGCATCGTAATGCCCAGGGGCTGGACTGGAATTCGGACGGGGAGCTGTACAGTTCGGAGCACGGGCCATCCGGCACTCCCGGCGGGCACGATGAAATTAATAACATCGCCGCCGGCCGTAATTATGGATGGCCTGCGCTGATTGGCGACGCGAAGGAGAGCGGCATGGAGCAGCCGGTATACCATACGGGCGAAACGGCGTTGGCGCCGTCGGGCGTGGCCTTTGATGAGGAGGATGTGCTGTATGTCGCTACTTTACGAGGCAGCAAGCTGTACCGGTACGAACCGGACAAGGACGAGCTTGAGGCTGTGCTGGAGGGCGAGGGAAGGCTCCGGGATGTCAAGGTGCAGAACGGCCGAATCTATGTGATTACCAATAATACGGATGGACGGGGCGTGCCTGGCGAGCGGGATGACCGGCTGCTAGTATTGGAAATATAG
- a CDS encoding ABC transporter ATP-binding protein, with protein MKDSPLLEVRNLQKSFTVKKGFFGSSKQLRAVDGISFAIRKGETFSLVGESGCGKSTTGRLVTRLLTPNDGEVIFNGTDISRFNENQMRPLRKDMQMVFQDPYASLNPRMKVKELVAEPLLIHTKLSAKERDKLAGELLETVGLNSFHAERYAHEFSGGQRQRIGIARALSVRPSLIVADEPVSALDVSIQSQVLNLLQDLQEEYGLTYLFISHDLSVVEHISDRIGVMYLGTLVESADKDTLYDRPLHPYTQALLSSVPVPDPKLKKERIILKGDLPSPVNPPTGCRFHTRCPACMEVCKQKAPVFREVEPGHQVACHLYDEEIMKQA; from the coding sequence ATGAAAGATTCGCCGCTATTAGAAGTACGGAATCTGCAGAAATCATTTACGGTCAAAAAAGGCTTCTTCGGCAGCTCCAAGCAGCTTCGCGCCGTGGACGGAATCTCCTTCGCGATTCGGAAGGGCGAAACCTTCAGCCTCGTCGGAGAGAGCGGCTGCGGCAAGTCGACCACCGGCCGGCTTGTTACGCGCCTGTTAACGCCAAACGACGGCGAGGTTATTTTCAATGGAACCGATATCAGCCGTTTCAACGAGAACCAGATGCGTCCGCTGCGAAAAGATATGCAGATGGTGTTTCAGGATCCTTACGCCTCCTTGAATCCGCGAATGAAGGTGAAGGAGCTGGTAGCCGAGCCGCTGCTCATTCATACGAAGCTAAGCGCCAAGGAACGTGACAAGCTGGCCGGAGAGCTGCTTGAAACGGTGGGTCTGAACAGCTTTCATGCCGAGCGCTACGCCCATGAGTTCAGCGGCGGGCAGCGCCAGCGGATCGGCATCGCCCGTGCGCTTTCGGTACGGCCGAGCCTGATCGTGGCGGATGAGCCCGTTTCGGCGCTCGACGTATCGATTCAGTCGCAGGTGCTGAATTTGCTCCAGGATTTGCAGGAAGAATACGGCCTTACGTATCTGTTCATCTCTCACGATCTGAGCGTCGTCGAGCATATCAGCGATCGGATCGGGGTTATGTATTTGGGAACGCTGGTCGAATCAGCCGATAAGGATACGCTCTATGACCGTCCGCTGCATCCTTATACCCAAGCGCTGCTGTCCTCCGTGCCGGTACCGGATCCTAAGCTGAAGAAAGAACGGATTATTCTGAAGGGGGATCTGCCAAGCCCGGTTAATCCGCCGACGGGATGCCGTTTCCATACCCGCTGCCCGGCCTGCATGGAGGTGTGCAAGCAGAAGGCGCCGGTCTTCCGCGAAGTGGAACCGGGCCATCAGGTGGCCTGCCATTTGTATGATGAGGAGATCATGAAGCAAGCCTGA
- a CDS encoding asparaginase encodes MSFVPLVEEYRGNVLENVHYGAVSVVDESGKVLYAAGDPHHMTFLRSAAKPFQALPAMKRRIDEVYGLTGEETALFAASHRGESFHIDALESLMRKIGIQEDALHCCATYPLNEDAKAERHQNHEAKRRIFHNCSGKHSGMIALCKHMGWDEATYYQPEHPLQKEILETLADIAEVPVSSIPQGIDGCGLPIFAIPLDRIAYSFLKLACPDLIRDPETAEAAARIAKVMNEYPDIIADTKFVCSALLKDDNLTAKGGAKGVYGIGLRKERLAISLKVSDGSEQVWPCIIATILERLGYSNQATIDRLYELVPNEIFNDGGTLVGERRAVFEWNK; translated from the coding sequence ATGAGTTTTGTTCCATTGGTTGAGGAATACCGCGGCAATGTGCTGGAAAATGTCCATTACGGCGCGGTGAGCGTCGTCGATGAAAGCGGGAAGGTGCTCTATGCGGCAGGCGATCCCCATCATATGACGTTTTTGCGCTCTGCTGCAAAGCCTTTTCAAGCACTGCCGGCCATGAAGCGCCGCATTGACGAAGTATACGGACTGACCGGCGAGGAGACGGCTCTGTTTGCGGCTTCCCACCGGGGAGAGAGCTTCCACATTGATGCCCTTGAATCGCTCATGCGCAAAATTGGCATCCAGGAGGACGCGCTCCATTGCTGCGCTACATACCCCTTGAACGAGGATGCGAAGGCCGAGCGCCATCAGAACCATGAGGCGAAGCGCCGGATTTTCCACAACTGCTCCGGCAAGCATAGCGGAATGATTGCATTGTGCAAGCATATGGGCTGGGATGAAGCGACGTATTACCAACCCGAGCATCCGCTGCAAAAGGAAATCCTTGAAACGCTCGCCGATATCGCGGAAGTTCCGGTATCCTCCATCCCGCAAGGGATTGACGGCTGCGGCCTGCCGATCTTCGCGATTCCGCTGGACCGGATCGCCTATTCATTCTTGAAGCTCGCTTGTCCGGACTTGATCCGGGATCCGGAGACGGCAGAAGCTGCAGCAAGAATCGCGAAGGTGATGAACGAATACCCCGATATCATCGCAGACACGAAATTCGTATGCTCTGCTCTCTTGAAGGATGACAACCTGACGGCCAAGGGCGGTGCTAAAGGAGTATACGGCATCGGGCTGCGGAAGGAACGGTTGGCGATTTCCCTTAAGGTATCCGACGGTTCCGAGCAGGTATGGCCATGCATCATCGCGACCATTCTGGAGCGGCTGGGTTATAGCAACCAAGCCACGATCGACCGGCTGTACGAGCTTGTGCCGAACGAAATTTTCAACGACGGTGGAACGCTTGTAGGTGAGCGCCGCGCCGTATTTGAATGGAACAAATAA
- a CDS encoding ABC transporter ATP-binding protein, giving the protein MTQTLLEVKGLKTEFKRDGSSVLAVAGVDFHINKGEVLGLVGESGCGKSVTSLSIMRLLKDTPGRIAGGSVLFEGKDLVQLPEKDMRRYRGNELAMIFQEPMTSLNPVLRIGKQLEESIMLHLGYGRKKAREHAIESLKLVGIPRADEVVDDYPHQLSGGMRQRVMIAMAMACNPKLLIADEPTTALDVTIQAQILELMNRLKKEQNMGMLLITHDLGVVAEMCDRVVVMYAGRVVEEASVTELFENPQHPYTKGLIASVPKLRQKVRRLESIPGNVPDLRNMPPGCKFAPRCPYVMERCLSQEPQLLPVANEADRKSRCWLTQDGHAKGGETA; this is encoded by the coding sequence GTGACGCAAACATTGCTAGAAGTCAAAGGACTCAAAACCGAATTCAAGCGGGACGGTTCCTCGGTGCTCGCCGTGGCGGGCGTGGACTTTCATATCAACAAAGGCGAAGTGCTTGGGCTCGTGGGCGAATCCGGCTGTGGAAAAAGCGTGACCTCCCTGTCTATCATGAGACTGCTCAAGGATACGCCCGGCCGAATCGCCGGCGGATCGGTCTTGTTTGAGGGCAAGGACCTCGTGCAGCTGCCGGAAAAAGACATGCGCCGCTACCGCGGCAATGAGCTTGCAATGATCTTCCAGGAGCCGATGACCTCACTCAACCCGGTGCTCCGAATCGGTAAGCAGCTTGAGGAGTCGATCATGCTCCATCTTGGATACGGCCGGAAGAAAGCGCGCGAGCATGCGATCGAATCGCTGAAGCTCGTCGGGATCCCAAGGGCCGATGAAGTGGTCGACGATTATCCGCATCAATTGTCCGGGGGCATGCGGCAGCGGGTCATGATCGCGATGGCGATGGCCTGCAACCCGAAGCTCTTGATCGCGGACGAGCCGACGACGGCGCTTGACGTGACGATCCAGGCGCAAATTCTCGAACTGATGAACCGCCTGAAGAAGGAACAAAACATGGGCATGCTGCTTATTACGCATGACCTCGGCGTTGTGGCGGAGATGTGCGACCGGGTGGTCGTCATGTATGCGGGCCGGGTCGTGGAAGAAGCGAGCGTGACCGAGCTGTTCGAGAATCCGCAGCATCCGTATACCAAGGGACTTATCGCCTCGGTGCCGAAGCTTAGACAGAAGGTCCGTCGGCTGGAATCCATTCCGGGCAACGTTCCCGATCTGCGCAACATGCCTCCGGGCTGCAAATTTGCTCCCCGGTGTCCTTATGTGATGGAGCGCTGTTTGTCGCAGGAGCCGCAGCTGCTCCCGGTCGCGAACGAAGCGGATCGCAAGAGCCGGTGCTGGCTGACGCAGGATGGGCATGCGAAAGGGGGAGAAACCGCATGA
- a CDS encoding indolepyruvate ferredoxin oxidoreductase subunit alpha yields the protein MYVIGSACIEEKAGECVDVCPVDCIEEGDDQFYIDTDICISCGACEAACPVAAIYYFEDLPEDQKHYFDKAVEYYRSK from the coding sequence ATGTATGTCATTGGATCGGCTTGTATTGAAGAGAAAGCGGGAGAATGCGTCGATGTGTGCCCCGTCGACTGTATCGAGGAAGGCGACGACCAATTTTATATCGATACGGATATCTGCATTTCCTGCGGTGCCTGCGAGGCTGCCTGCCCTGTAGCGGCGATCTATTATTTCGAGGATTTGCCCGAGGATCAGAAGCATTACTTTGATAAAGCGGTTGAGTATTATAGGAGCAAGTAG
- a CDS encoding ROK family transcriptional regulator, whose product MKKHDQDFMKRQNRLTVFQIIKNEQPISRAAIAKQTGMSPTTVSRIVAELTDEGYVHETEEQVSAGRGRKSSLIRLLDTAVISIGVELDRDRANIGFIDIQGNVLCSESFSRPPNEEASTTVARIGSTIEELISTGGIDRKRIVGIGVGLPGIIEVQEGIVKFSVQLGWKNIRLADLLQDVTGFQAVVDNELKVKALAEQLKGSAYGSNRTVLLGFGNGVGSALILEGEIYRGVTNSAGEIGHTTVDPEGMMCDCGKAGCLQTYINIPSLLSEASKIKPVRTIEELFAERRAGTHWACYLIDRALAYMAITVNNVVSMYNPDSVILSGEILDKFPEVHEEIVNLCSRYVWEPLQGSFSIVRSKLHEEGVMIGSGMVAQDRYFQLN is encoded by the coding sequence ATGAAAAAGCATGACCAGGATTTTATGAAGCGGCAGAACAGACTTACGGTGTTCCAGATCATCAAGAATGAACAGCCGATTTCAAGAGCAGCCATTGCGAAGCAAACAGGCATGAGCCCGACGACCGTCAGCCGGATTGTAGCCGAACTGACGGATGAGGGATATGTGCATGAAACGGAGGAGCAGGTTTCCGCCGGGCGCGGAAGAAAATCCTCGCTCATCCGACTGCTGGATACCGCGGTAATTTCGATTGGCGTGGAGCTGGACCGTGATCGGGCGAATATCGGATTCATCGATATCCAAGGAAACGTTCTGTGCAGCGAGAGTTTCAGCAGACCGCCGAACGAGGAGGCGAGCACGACCGTAGCGCGCATCGGAAGCACGATCGAAGAGCTGATTTCGACAGGCGGCATCGACCGCAAGCGCATCGTGGGCATCGGCGTCGGGCTTCCCGGCATCATCGAGGTCCAGGAGGGGATTGTTAAATTCTCCGTACAGCTGGGCTGGAAGAATATCCGCCTCGCCGACCTGCTTCAGGACGTGACCGGGTTTCAGGCTGTCGTGGACAATGAGCTGAAGGTAAAGGCCCTAGCCGAACAGTTGAAGGGCTCCGCCTATGGTTCGAATCGGACGGTTCTCCTCGGCTTTGGTAATGGCGTCGGCTCTGCCTTGATTCTTGAAGGCGAAATCTATCGCGGGGTGACGAACAGTGCGGGGGAAATCGGACATACGACGGTGGACCCGGAGGGCATGATGTGCGATTGCGGTAAGGCCGGCTGTTTGCAGACGTATATTAACATCCCGTCCCTATTATCCGAAGCGAGTAAAATCAAGCCGGTCCGCACGATCGAGGAGCTGTTTGCCGAGCGGCGTGCGGGTACTCACTGGGCCTGCTACTTAATCGATCGCGCCCTTGCGTATATGGCCATCACGGTCAATAACGTGGTCAGCATGTACAACCCGGACAGCGTCATCCTGAGCGGCGAAATCCTGGACAAGTTCCCGGAGGTGCATGAAGAGATCGTGAACCTTTGCTCGAGGTATGTGTGGGAGCCGCTTCAGGGCAGTTTTTCCATCGTCCGTTCGAAGCTGCATGAGGAAGGCGTCATGATCGGCTCGGGTATGGTGGCGCAGGATCGTTATTTTCAATTGAATTAA
- a CDS encoding glutathione ABC transporter substrate-binding protein: MRFKSRTWSLLMLLLAFTIVASACGGNGGGGSEGATNAGGESKPVTKNNKDVTIAINANFLTLDPHNAGDTHSISGARTMYEGLMGFNEKMELVPVLAEDYKVSEDGLTYTFNLRKNVKFHDGTDFNAEAVKANLDRILDEKNNLRMRRSFSTVSDVQTPDENTVVITLSQPYSAFLNKTAMALMISPKALQDGVDVTKNAVGTGAYKFKEWVQGDRLVVVKNEEYWQEGLPKVDSITFKPVPENGSRIAMLKTGEADFIYPMPTEQVSEVEGDSNIVVDKIDSTIVRYITLNTMKKPYDDLKVRQAINYAIDKDAYIKVVKSGLGSKLKSSMSSMTQYYSEQSGYDYDPEKAKALLAEAGYPDGFEAEIWGENDSETMKGMQFIQQQLALVGIKVEVKSMEGATLSDQINSATPENAKIQMWYVSWSPSSGDADGATKGLFSSEFFPPAGSNTAYYKNDNVDQWIKDANASVNPDEAKEIYAKIQKQIWEDAPWVFLGVDQVITGKRAYLDGVKVFPDGSINVLNAEVK, from the coding sequence ATGAGATTCAAGAGTAGAACATGGTCACTGCTCATGCTGTTGCTTGCATTTACAATCGTAGCATCAGCTTGCGGCGGAAACGGCGGCGGAGGCAGCGAAGGGGCGACTAATGCCGGCGGGGAAAGCAAACCGGTGACGAAAAACAACAAGGATGTCACCATTGCGATCAACGCGAATTTCCTCACGCTGGATCCGCATAATGCCGGCGATACGCACTCGATCTCCGGTGCGCGCACGATGTACGAAGGCTTGATGGGTTTCAATGAAAAGATGGAACTCGTTCCGGTCTTGGCTGAAGATTATAAAGTCAGCGAAGACGGTCTGACTTATACGTTTAATCTTCGTAAAAACGTGAAATTCCATGACGGCACCGACTTCAATGCCGAAGCTGTAAAAGCTAACCTGGACCGCATCCTGGACGAAAAGAACAATCTTAGAATGCGCCGCAGCTTCTCAACGGTATCCGACGTGCAAACACCGGATGAGAACACGGTTGTCATTACGCTTAGCCAGCCGTACAGCGCATTTTTGAACAAAACCGCCATGGCGCTCATGATCAGCCCTAAAGCGCTTCAAGACGGCGTGGATGTAACGAAGAATGCGGTGGGAACAGGTGCATACAAGTTCAAGGAATGGGTTCAAGGCGACCGTTTGGTTGTCGTGAAGAATGAAGAATACTGGCAGGAAGGGCTTCCGAAGGTGGACAGCATCACGTTCAAGCCTGTACCGGAGAACGGTTCCCGTATTGCCATGCTGAAGACCGGCGAAGCGGACTTCATCTACCCGATGCCGACGGAGCAAGTATCCGAGGTCGAAGGGGATTCCAACATTGTGGTCGATAAGATCGATTCGACGATCGTTCGCTATATTACGCTGAACACGATGAAGAAGCCGTATGACGATCTGAAGGTTCGTCAAGCGATCAACTATGCGATCGATAAGGACGCCTACATCAAGGTTGTTAAATCCGGTCTGGGTTCTAAGCTGAAGTCTTCCATGTCCTCCATGACCCAGTACTATTCGGAGCAATCCGGTTATGACTATGATCCGGAGAAGGCAAAGGCGCTGCTCGCCGAAGCCGGATATCCGGACGGATTCGAAGCCGAGATTTGGGGCGAGAACGATTCCGAGACGATGAAGGGCATGCAGTTTATTCAACAGCAGCTTGCGCTTGTCGGCATTAAGGTTGAGGTGAAATCAATGGAAGGCGCGACCTTGTCCGATCAAATCAACTCGGCTACGCCGGAAAATGCGAAAATCCAAATGTGGTACGTCAGCTGGTCTCCGTCTTCCGGCGATGCGGACGGTGCGACGAAAGGTCTGTTCAGCAGCGAGTTCTTCCCGCCTGCAGGCTCCAACACCGCATATTACAAAAATGATAATGTCGATCAATGGATCAAGGATGCAAACGCATCGGTTAATCCGGACGAAGCTAAAGAAATCTATGCCAAAATCCAGAAGCAAATCTGGGAAGACGCTCCATGGGTGTTCCTGGGCGTCGACCAAGTCATTACGGGTAAACGCGCTTATCTGGACGGCGTGAAAGTATTCCCTGACGGCTCGATCAATGTATTGAATGCCGAAGTGAAGTAA
- a CDS encoding ABC transporter permease has translation MSDNSSVTVHSSSVPGEAVVNSPVKGKFSTFISKFMKQKLAVVSGVFILILLVLAVIGPHIVPYPPNEPNYDAMMQGPSAAHWAGTDEYGRDILSRLIDGTRLTMSVSLSAVFISAIAGTILGLISGYYGGWIDRLIMRGSDVMFSFPDLLLAIGIVAILGPGLSNVVIAVAVFGTPSFARIIRSVTLSAKESLYVEAARSMGAKNNRIIWKHIFPETVPSIIVNVSMKIGGAILAASSLSFLGLGAKPTEPDWGAMLSMGRDYLSIAPHIVYFPGLLIFLTVLAFNLIGDGLNDALDPKSKNE, from the coding sequence ATGAGCGACAATTCTTCAGTAACGGTCCATTCATCCTCCGTGCCGGGGGAGGCTGTGGTGAACAGCCCGGTTAAAGGGAAGTTCAGCACGTTTATATCCAAGTTTATGAAGCAAAAGCTTGCCGTCGTATCCGGCGTTTTCATCTTGATATTGCTGGTGCTGGCCGTCATCGGCCCGCATATTGTTCCATATCCTCCGAATGAGCCGAACTACGATGCAATGATGCAAGGCCCTTCGGCTGCGCACTGGGCAGGGACCGATGAATACGGACGGGATATTCTCAGCCGTCTGATCGACGGAACCCGGCTGACGATGTCGGTCAGTCTGAGCGCCGTATTTATTTCGGCGATTGCCGGTACGATTCTGGGGCTTATCAGCGGTTATTACGGCGGCTGGATTGACCGCCTGATCATGCGCGGAAGCGACGTCATGTTCTCCTTCCCGGATCTGCTTCTTGCAATCGGCATCGTGGCGATTCTCGGTCCGGGCTTGTCCAATGTCGTCATTGCGGTAGCGGTATTCGGCACGCCTTCCTTCGCCAGAATTATCCGAAGCGTGACGCTGTCTGCGAAAGAATCGCTGTACGTCGAAGCGGCACGATCCATGGGCGCTAAAAACAACCGGATCATCTGGAAGCATATCTTCCCTGAAACGGTTCCGAGCATCATCGTCAACGTATCGATGAAGATCGGCGGAGCCATTCTCGCGGCGTCCTCCCTCAGCTTCCTCGGGCTTGGCGCCAAGCCGACGGAGCCGGACTGGGGCGCGATGCTCAGTATGGGACGCGATTATTTAAGCATCGCACCGCACATCGTATATTTTCCGGGTCTGCTCATCTTCTTGACGGTTCTCGCGTTCAACCTGATCGGCGATGGACTTAACGATGCGCTGGATCCGAAGTCGAAGAACGAATAG
- a CDS encoding helix-turn-helix transcriptional regulator has product MEQEVAYSTREYIMQLLKINGEMSTKSITEALGITGMAVRRHLESLKNEGYITFRTVKQPMGRPVSLYSLTESAEDFFPRNYHSLALDLLQELQDEAGDEMISLLFDKRKETLRSKYSPTVAADALEARVAALAQIQNDNGYMVDYKKVAEEEFILEELNCPISQVASRYQHACRCELDLFRSLLGADVERTECLAKGGKKCVYHIRNKQHKAQM; this is encoded by the coding sequence ATGGAACAGGAAGTCGCTTACAGCACACGCGAATATATCATGCAATTGTTAAAAATAAACGGCGAGATGAGCACTAAATCCATTACCGAGGCGCTCGGGATTACCGGAATGGCCGTTCGGCGCCATCTGGAGAGCCTAAAGAATGAAGGATATATTACATTTCGAACGGTGAAGCAGCCCATGGGCAGACCCGTTTCCCTATACAGCCTTACCGAATCTGCGGAGGATTTCTTCCCTAGAAACTATCATTCCCTTGCCTTGGATCTGCTCCAGGAGCTGCAGGATGAGGCAGGAGACGAGATGATCTCCCTGCTGTTCGATAAGCGGAAAGAGACGCTGCGAAGCAAGTATTCGCCCACCGTTGCCGCAGACGCATTAGAAGCACGGGTTGCGGCGCTGGCGCAAATCCAGAATGACAACGGGTATATGGTCGATTATAAAAAGGTCGCCGAAGAAGAGTTCATTCTCGAGGAATTAAACTGCCCGATCTCTCAAGTCGCGAGCCGCTATCAGCATGCCTGCCGCTGCGAGCTGGATTTGTTCCGCTCACTGCTCGGGGCAGATGTGGAGCGTACGGAATGCCTGGCCAAAGGCGGCAAAAAATGCGTGTATCACATACGCAACAAGCAGCATAAAGCGCAAATGTAA